A stretch of DNA from Misgurnus anguillicaudatus chromosome 15, ASM2758022v2, whole genome shotgun sequence:
GGCGTTATCAGAGACGGCACAAGGGAAGAAAAATCATGAATATACTGTTACCTGATTTAATTATGCTAATGATAGACATAACTATTGCTACTTCAAACAGGTTAGATTCTACAGATCCAAGGTTTAGATCAAGTACACTAGATCTATTTTGTGTCAGGGAAAAAATGCAAGTTGACATCACAATTCACATACAGAGATGGATGAGAAGCAGCAGGCAAGAGATAAAGGGATGTACAATATAATAAATAAGGTTTATTAAATAATCTTAGTTGCATTCTTGATGGTCTGTCTGAATTCATCTGACTAGAAACAGATTAAGCAGATgttattacactgcaaaaaaatataattattttcaagaaaaaaattcttagtatttttgttctgttttcagtaaatatatctaaaaattcttaaattaagatgctttttcttgatgagcaaaacgactcaaagaattaagtctagtttttagaccaaaaatatcaaatttaagtgattttgtgtataaaacaagcaaaaaaaatctgccaatggggtaagcaaaaaaatcttgaaaatttttcttaaacactaaattcgagaaaaaattgcttaccccattggcagatttttttgcttgttttatgcacaaaatcacttaaattttatatttttgttctaaaaactagacttattttcttgggtcgttttgctcatcaggaaagtatcttaatttaggaattttttgatgtttttactgaaaactaaacaaaaatactaagtaatttttttcttgaaaaagtttttgcagtgtacatccAGACAGTAGAAATGTTTTGTTTCGTGACGTTTTTGTGACGTTATTAAAAAACCTTGATATGGTGACCAAAAATTTTATGTCAGTAATGAAAACaattagcctgggtgccagcccatcttagccccgcccacaagattttgtaaacgggaagatgggtctggggtttctccgttgaggagctactattttagaacaaatgctggtcgaaccaatcaaattgtcagggcgggctttatacgatgatggacagataatcaacagtaacgtaatgaaccacgtcaccaaagagcgcgtgtgttgaatggctgccgctgtagagttcagatgtgtggattctgacattgagtctgttctaaaatatatcgacagagcattgattttaaaagaggaacagagaaacgcgagcagggcatttgttgatgtcctattcggcaaaagttggtcgcaactgaaaaggctaacgttatcacggcgatgcaactcagcgtgcacgacgagatggatataattagcggtcgttgccagcttcttttcggaagcccggaatcgtggttgctgtaagtggagggacatgttaggctccaatattttcaagcaaacgtaatgggtatcgtcgtggatgaagaagttcacctaacgtacaaatggtaagagatagtcttactctatgacttagtaaatacttcatgttgtgatataaacgaaatgttgtaaacataataggtgttgatgtacattcgctaactcagtataatcacaatgttgtgtcatagcgaaataactagcagttcggtcaggctgcaaagacgtaatttcaacatacgttacacactcggttgctctgattggtcgtaggtctatccaattgagtgcagaggcatttttcggttgagacacgcctcataattatagctcaatggagcggtatcagactcaaattctgactagaattgagtatggcaacgtcaggctagaAAACAATAGAATAATGGGTGAAATGATGAATGAATAGATAACCAATAAACTAGATatataaaaactattaaagaataaaaaatataagaaaataaatcaaatacgTCATCTCTCAgataacacaacacacacacacgttttttttttaaaggttaccTTGACTATGAAGACTTGACATTTGCCTTCAACTACTAAAATATattagaaagaaagaaatatagaaagatgttaaataatattacttaaaaaaaaaaaatctcatatgTAATACTAATTTCAACCTATAGAGGCAGACGTTATGATTCGTGCTTTCTGGGTCACTGATGACGTGTAAAAGTTGTTGTgaaatttactatagtaaatactatggTATGAACCCAGCTCAGCATCTACTGATGATCATATTTAACTGTTTATACTGTACATGAGCCCTAATTGTCcattagtttatttattaacaGTTTTGTGTGTATATTAGGGTCATGTATCTTGTCTTATGCACAATGCTGTACTATACTGAATGTCATTTATGTGTTTCTGCAGATTGCGGGTACAGGTGTCCTGGCTGTTGGAATTTGGCTGAGGTTGGATCCCAAGACTAAAGGCTTGTTTGTGGATGAAAACTCTCCTTTTGTCTTCTACACCGGTCAGTagttgtttatttatgttttaatgcaTCTTCTGTggttttgtgcattttgtttatgaatgaagttttgtgtatttgtttgtaGGGGTGTACATTCTCGTTGCCGCTGGTGCTTTGATGATGATAGTGGGTTTTTTTGGATGTTGTGGAGCCATCCAGGAGTCCCCATGCATGCTGGGAGTAGTAAGTCTTACGTTACGCGCGTGACCTTGCGTTCTCTTGTTAAATATTTCTCATTATTATTATAGGCGTTTtactgtttttctttgttttttctgtaGTTCTTCTTCTTTCTCTTGGTCATATTTGCAGTTGAAGTGGCTGCTGGAATTTGGGGCTTTTCCAACCAGACCAAGGTTAGCATTGAATATGCATGGCATGCATATACAGACAAAAAACTATGATTGATTTTCTTGATCGATGTTAATATATCTGCCTACAGGTTATTGAAGATATAACAACTTTTTACAAGGAGACATATAACAAGTACAAAGAAACTAACCAGGATGCTCTGAAAGAGACGATTCGTCTTATCCAGCATGGAGTAAGATCTTGTTCCTTTTTCTCTCAATCATTGCTTTCTCTTTTCATAAAACcctttttataatattaataaataacataaatatgaGACGGTACATGAATTACACACAAGTGATTCATAACTCATTGGTATTAAGATACTTGTATCTTTCCTCCTCTTTAGCTGAACTGCTGTGGCCCTTCAGGAATTATGCCGGTTCCTGAGGAGACCTGCCCTAAAAAAGAGGGGCTTGATGAACTCATTACGAAGGTGAGAGTCTTTAAAGATCACTATACATCATGTTTATACACTGCTGATTTACACCGTTTACTCAACCTGTAGGtgaacaatacaaaaataaaagtatgcATAAATGTCaagataaaaaatgaataaatcacTAAAGTCTGTCTTAAATAATGTATCTAGAAAATGTGCTACTGAACACAAAATACTTGAATCAAAGTTCAATCATGGATTGTACCTGGGCTATTTTAACCTATTGTTGGGTCataaagggacaaacccaactttTGGGTTGTTTCGGGGGTTTTCAGACTGTGGGTCAGGATGCACAGTATAATAAGATGGGTCATGAAAAGTTTCTTGGTTGTTGTAGTGAATTACACAAAAacagtttaaagggatagttcacccaaaaatgaaaaatcctttatacatttctttgttctgatgaacatgaaggaagatattttgaagcaTGTGTGTGGCCAAACCATTTGAGAGCcgcatttacttccatagtattcgttttcctactatgaaagtgaatggtgctcgtgatcggtttggttgcaaacattcccTTGAAATGTCTTCCTCTGTGTTCATCAGAGCAAAGACATTAATACAGGTTTGAAGCAACAtgagggtgaactatccatATACTGACTAGCAACGATACTGGTTTTGATATCTTAACATAAGGTATTTTGGTATTGCAATGAAAGTAATGTTACCTTTATACACTgaaaaggaaaaataaaaactactctCTACAAAAAGAGAACAATTGTATATTTTTCTGCAAGTTTAGGAACCCCTGGGTTAAAGTAAACCCCAAAAATGTCGGTATTTGACCCTACCATAGATTGCTTCTGGGCAAtttcatgaaaagtaaagtATTTACCCAAAGTTTAACCATACTGATATCTCAAATTTGGTGGTTTAAATACCCATGCAAAGTCATGGTTAAGGTTtttaatagggatgcaccgaatccaggattcggattcggccgaatactgggctttttgacggggttcgggttcggtccgttgattacacacatcgggtgctgacgttgagatgagctttttctttcggtgagccttaggggctggacacaccaaaacttttaaacgtggctgaaaacgccttgaggacgccgaatgccagctgtttttcagccgagcgcttggtagctgtgaagCTTCAGCTATGAGCCGGTTGGTtactgtggtaatgtcccgcccctcctccactgtaattggacggccgtgtgaaaactgacattgacgagcgcagtttttcactcaaagttgaatatttttgaactctcggcgctcagcgctgagcgtggAAAAAACcagagcgccggttttcagcgcgtaAAAAACACGTTAGCTGCTTGTTGGAAAAActagcgtgtcgcaacgcatcgctttcattatgcataggcttatggtaattgccaaaatagtttttccaaaaATAGTAATCCttttttttcagttaaaattaaataaaatgaaaaatacactgctgtggacgttgtttagttcattaatgtgttttactgtgttaatggaataaggatgcgagtaggattcggattcggccgaatcttaaacagtggattcggtattcggccgaacccaaaaaatctggattcggtgcatccctagtttttaaagcattttttccaTAGTTAAAGgcggcggagtgcacaatgtttgaaagccaatgttgatatttgaaatcacctaaacaaacacgcccctaccccaataggaccttcttttaaaagacccgccccacacacacgcaacccggcaaggatgtcggttagtagacaggctccttactgctgattggctataagtgtgttttgatagtcggcccgtctccttttccaaagcgtttttcaaacattgtgcactccgcctttaagtacaaataaaaattaaattaacattttcgAATGCTCTTTAAAAAGCCATCCAGTGGTGGCCGATGATTTATTTTCTgatgtcacaacatgtatgttgcccgtcatgtgtgtgtctcatcatgtcaaaatatgtgtttggcgtatcatgtgaaccatgtgcatcatgtgtcttgtcaaaataagtgcctgctgcaaacgtgtctaaagggtttatgataaaagagacgctcgcgtttgccaaatgctcacttaatctcatgtgtgtgtaatcagagtttagtcttaagttagtgtcttgcgagtattttgtgaacgcgagcgtctcttttatcataaactttTTCCGCGCATGTGAagcaggctcgtattttgacaaggcgcatgatgcacatggttcacgtgatgtacacatattttgagtttgcaaccctcggaagagaagtcaccagccgccactggagCCAACTGTTCTTTATTTATTGGGtattattgcttctggtttctgcattttaattcacagaattcctACGAAGTACTGTATGTTGTTCAAGGGCGTAGGTTTGCTCCTGGCAttggtggggacataaataaaatggtcgcattgcaaaaactgtttatcaCCGTGACATAAACAACAGACAACTCAGTATGCACGTTACTCAGTGACATCTGAATCGCCACCCACGGTGCCATCCCAAatttaatgtactataataaacaattcTTTATGTCCTAGAACCTAATAAACAGTAACTGTTAAagtctttgtcaaaaaaaaagaaaatcacattgtaacatatatgaatccatatttactttataacattgaagaatatgcaattaatatttaattcttaatttaattttgccaaaaaaatcccAGTGTTGAAGTAGGTTTGTTTATCATGCTGTTTCctgaacaacgtttattaacgtttctgtagttcacattaaatcttcttttcattaacagacagttaatcagtgtgaaaaaaaatagttttaagtTTGTGCAAGTAATGACCACAGTGCAGTAATGTAAACTATTCAGCAATTAtgacatgaattcatgtttttaccatgttggggttattttctttcatggattagggaccccctaaataaccttgccaCAAGGTTGacacaagtttgcaactcttcaggttaaCATGGGATTGTCGTGTATTGGTGAAAACACTGTCCTTGAATCATTATGTGACACAACTTGTTCTgtattttgtgcatgaaacagttacaatgggtataataatactttcttcCTCACTTACCTGTAGCCTGAATAATCACGCGCGTCTTGTTGAGT
This window harbors:
- the cd9a gene encoding CD9 molecule a isoform X1; the protein is MAALTGGETCVKYLMFVFNFIFWIAGTGVLAVGIWLRLDPKTKGLFVDENSPFVFYTGVYILVAAGALMMIVGFFGCCGAIQESPCMLGVFFFFLLVIFAVEVAAGIWGFSNQTKVIEDITTFYKETYNKYKETNQDALKETIRLIQHGLNCCGPSGIMPVPEETCPKKEGLDELITKSCPDAIDEVFNSKLHIIGGVGIGIAVIMIFGMIFSMMLCCAIRKTREIV
- the cd9a gene encoding CD9 molecule a isoform X2; this encodes MGVEGFSKCVKYLLFILNLLLWIAGTGVLAVGIWLRLDPKTKGLFVDENSPFVFYTGVYILVAAGALMMIVGFFGCCGAIQESPCMLGVFFFFLLVIFAVEVAAGIWGFSNQTKVIEDITTFYKETYNKYKETNQDALKETIRLIQHGLNCCGPSGIMPVPEETCPKKEGLDELITKSCPDAIDEVFNSKLHIIGGVGIGIAVIMIFGMIFSMMLCCAIRKTREIV